A stretch of Aphanothece sacrum FPU1 DNA encodes these proteins:
- a CDS encoding DUF29 domain-containing protein: MISQLNLESLYEQDYCEWLDITLNQLQNKDIEHLDWVHLIEEIEALGLEQKHKVESYLRQLLKHLLLYHYWKAEKPYCQNGWSEEIDNFRSELEILLRSKNLYNYCVSIQHITYQKARRAAIKKTELNPNIFPQECPYSLEEILDFDFLPN, from the coding sequence ATGATATCTCAATTAAACCTTGAAAGCTTGTATGAACAAGATTATTGTGAGTGGTTAGACATTACCCTTAACCAACTTCAGAACAAGGATATAGAGCATCTCGACTGGGTACATCTAATTGAGGAGATAGAAGCTTTGGGACTAGAACAAAAACATAAGGTTGAAAGTTATCTTAGACAATTGCTTAAACATCTCCTCCTTTATCATTACTGGAAAGCTGAAAAACCTTATTGTCAGAATGGATGGTCAGAGGAAATTGATAATTTTCGATCAGAACTAGAAATTTTATTACGCTCAAAAAACCTTTATAATTATTGTGTTTCTATTCAGCATATAACTTATCAAAAAGCAAGACGAGCAGCTATAAAAAAAACAGAATTAAATCCTAATATTTTTCCTCAAGAATGTCCCTATTCTCTTGAAGAAATTCTAGATTTTGATTTTTTACCTAATTAA
- a CDS encoding Uma2 family endonuclease has translation MYQTDPPRPPKEILPTMYHLKSEDPEEPGLPDEFHDLQPELLKQTFQPSNYSSEELFTGTDLNLYYDPRYPQWYKRPDWFAVLGVSHLYEQRDLRLSYVIWQEGVNPFIIVELLSPGTEEEDLGQTLRDVNKPPTKWQVYEQILRIPYYIVFNRYTDELQIFGLVTNRYQPLILNQGQLWIEEIQLGIGLWRGNYQGIERNWLRWYDSQGNWILTPEEREYKRAETERQRAEDIGLQLEQERQKAAKLAEYLRSLGLDPDNLPRN, from the coding sequence ATGTATCAAACTGATCCGCCCCGACCCCCTAAAGAAATCCTCCCTACCATGTATCATCTCAAAAGTGAAGATCCAGAGGAACCCGGTTTGCCTGACGAATTTCACGATCTCCAACCCGAATTATTAAAACAAACCTTTCAACCGAGTAATTATTCTTCTGAAGAATTATTTACTGGGACTGATCTTAATCTTTATTATGATCCTCGTTATCCCCAATGGTATAAAAGACCAGATTGGTTTGCCGTTTTAGGGGTTTCTCATCTCTATGAACAGCGAGATTTGCGCCTTAGTTATGTCATTTGGCAAGAAGGGGTTAATCCTTTTATTATTGTTGAATTATTATCTCCTGGGACGGAAGAAGAAGACTTAGGACAAACCCTGCGAGATGTGAATAAACCTCCGACTAAATGGCAAGTTTACGAGCAAATATTGCGAATTCCTTACTATATTGTTTTTAACCGTTATACCGATGAATTACAGATTTTTGGCTTAGTAACTAACCGTTATCAACCCCTAATTTTAAATCAAGGACAATTATGGATAGAAGAAATTCAACTCGGAATAGGTTTATGGAGGGGAAATTATCAGGGAATTGAGCGAAATTGGTTACGGTGGTACGATAGTCAAGGAAACTGGATACTTACCCCAGAAGAAAGGGAATATAAACGGGCTGAAACTGAACGTCAACGGGCTGAAGATATAGGCTTACAATTAGAACAGGAACGACAAAAAGCGGCTAAATTGGCGGAGTATTTGCGATCGCTTGGATTAGATCCTGATAATTTACCAAGGAATTAA
- a CDS encoding DUF4058 family protein — translation MSYPFPGMNPYLENPELWSEVHSRLIVNLADSLGPQLRPNYRVAVEKRTYMDASISTLIGVSDVAILSSPTQGNQSSTNSVVLSNPYKITVRLPMPEEVTERYLEIREISTGKVITVIEILSPKNKRTGIGRDTYMKKRLDILASFTHLVEIDLLRSGKPIDILDKLPARDYRILISRSEQRPLAELLGFTLRDSIPIFSLPLTLHEQEPLINLQQLLNYIYEKGSFDLAINYNQQPIPPLNEADTIWLNDLLQQQNLRL, via the coding sequence ATGTCTTACCCATTTCCTGGAATGAATCCCTACTTAGAAAACCCCGAACTGTGGTCAGAAGTTCACAGCCGTTTAATCGTTAATTTGGCTGATAGTTTGGGGCCTCAACTACGTCCAAACTATCGAGTTGCTGTGGAGAAACGCACTTATATGGATGCTTCAATTTCTACCTTAATCGGTGTTTCCGATGTGGCTATTCTATCGAGTCCAACTCAGGGGAATCAATCTTCTACTAACAGTGTTGTCCTTAGTAATCCTTACAAAATTACAGTCAGATTACCAATGCCAGAAGAAGTGACCGAACGATACTTAGAAATTCGGGAAATATCAACTGGAAAAGTTATCACCGTTATTGAAATTTTATCACCTAAAAATAAACGAACGGGGATAGGACGAGATACTTATATGAAAAAACGTTTAGACATTTTGGCTAGTTTTACCCATTTAGTTGAAATTGATCTCCTCAGAAGTGGTAAACCCATCGATATTCTTGATAAACTTCCCGCCAGAGATTATCGGATTTTAATTAGTCGCAGCGAACAACGCCCCTTAGCAGAATTATTGGGGTTTACACTTCGAGATTCAATTCCTATTTTTTCTCTACCATTAACATTACATGAACAAGAACCTTTAATTAATTTACAACAGTTATTAAATTATATTTATGAAAAAGGAAGTTTTGATTTAGCAATTAACTACAATCAACAACCTATTCCTCCACTCAATGAAGCTGATACTATTTGGTTAAACGATTTGTTACAACAACAAAACTTAAGGTTATAA
- a CDS encoding protoporphyrinogen/coproporphyrinogen oxidase — protein MSNYILGGGITGLAAGIAAKLPVFEPVATPGGICSSYYVRPNTQERLSKTPSDEEAYRFEIGGGHWIFGGDPTILQFISRLTPVKTYFRRSSVYFRQEDRYVPYPLQNFLRYLDPAIAAQALAEMASPQQTVTTMKDWLEQSFGQTLCEKFFYPFHELYTAGLYTKIAPQDAYKSPVNLALAIRGALDNSPAVGYNTTFIYPIEGLNTLAQRMGQQCDIRYGQRVVQIDVDRKILTFADNSCLPYDTLISTLPLNRMIEMTGLSIDEVCDPYTSVLVLNLGAVRGDRCPDDHWLYNPDAKSGFHRVGFYSNVDRSFLPQSARETGDRVSIYVERAYVGGVKPTENQINAYVQAVVQELQEWGYIKTVEVVDPTWIDVAYTWALPGSSWRNKAMKTLENHNIYPIGRYARWIFQGISDSIKDGFFVGSSFK, from the coding sequence ATGAGTAACTACATTTTGGGTGGGGGAATTACAGGATTAGCAGCAGGAATTGCCGCAAAATTGCCTGTTTTTGAGCCAGTAGCAACACCAGGAGGTATTTGTTCCTCCTATTATGTTCGTCCAAATACTCAAGAACGTCTGTCCAAAACCCCCTCAGATGAAGAAGCCTATCGCTTTGAAATTGGCGGCGGTCACTGGATTTTTGGCGGAGATCCCACTATTTTACAGTTTATTAGTCGTTTAACTCCCGTTAAAACCTATTTTAGACGCTCATCCGTTTATTTTCGACAAGAAGATCGTTACGTTCCCTATCCCCTCCAGAACTTCTTACGCTATCTTGATCCGGCGATCGCGGCCCAAGCTTTAGCAGAAATGGCTAGTCCTCAACAAACTGTAACCACGATGAAAGACTGGTTAGAACAGAGTTTTGGACAAACCTTGTGTGAAAAATTTTTCTATCCTTTCCACGAACTTTATACGGCCGGACTCTATACAAAAATTGCCCCTCAAGATGCCTATAAATCCCCTGTTAACCTAGCTTTAGCCATTCGGGGCGCACTGGATAATAGTCCGGCTGTCGGTTACAATACCACCTTTATTTACCCCATAGAAGGACTTAATACCCTGGCGCAACGGATGGGACAACAATGTGATATTCGTTATGGTCAGCGCGTTGTTCAGATAGACGTAGACAGAAAAATTCTGACTTTTGCCGATAATAGTTGTCTTCCCTATGACACCCTCATTTCTACCCTACCCCTCAATCGCATGATAGAAATGACAGGATTATCTATAGATGAGGTTTGCGACCCTTATACCTCGGTTTTAGTGCTTAATTTGGGGGCAGTTAGAGGCGATCGCTGTCCTGACGACCACTGGCTTTATAATCCTGATGCTAAATCTGGTTTTCATCGAGTTGGCTTTTATAGTAACGTAGATCGGTCATTTTTGCCCCAATCCGCCAGAGAAACAGGCGATCGCGTTTCTATCTATGTTGAACGGGCTTATGTTGGGGGTGTCAAACCCACTGAAAATCAAATCAATGCTTATGTTCAAGCTGTCGTTCAAGAATTACAAGAATGGGGCTATATTAAAACAGTAGAAGTGGTCGATCCGACTTGGATTGATGTTGCTTATACTTGGGCATTACCTGGTTCATCTTGGCGAAATAAAGCCATGAAAACTTTAGAAAACCATAATATTTATCCGATTGGTCGTTATGCGCGTTGGATATTTCAAGGCATTTCTGATTCAATTAAAGATGGTTTTTTTGTGGGTTCAAGTTTTAAATAA
- a CDS encoding glycosyltransferase encodes MTETIAAIIVTFNRKYLLIQCLEAVLYQSRIPDQIIVIDNASTDGTPESLKESGYLENPMINYVRLTENTGGAGGFYQGMKLGYEAGYDWLWLMDDDGYPQQDCLEILLQGRDNFEIIGPSVVIPDNLSRLTWGVRSFNEAGQFKPRGLIYEYAQLVENSQDGWYEGFANFFNAVLLKRQVIDKVGYILPELFCWGDELEYFLRCKSLKIQISTSINALYFHPYNAPSISKFRYYYVLRNVFYNYSKYGKNMYSDTLRKFYPIYIILKYIRQIPSLSPQYLWILYQGIINAVQDKLIAFPK; translated from the coding sequence ATGACTGAAACTATTGCGGCTATTATTGTTACCTTTAATCGCAAATATTTATTAATACAGTGTTTAGAGGCTGTCTTATATCAAAGTAGAATTCCTGACCAAATTATCGTGATTGATAATGCCTCAACTGATGGCACACCAGAATCTTTAAAAGAAAGCGGATACCTAGAAAATCCAATGATTAACTATGTCCGTTTAACTGAAAATACAGGAGGTGCAGGGGGATTTTATCAAGGAATGAAACTAGGATATGAAGCAGGATATGATTGGTTATGGTTAATGGATGATGATGGATATCCTCAGCAAGATTGTTTAGAAATATTGTTACAAGGTAGAGATAATTTTGAGATTATTGGGCCTAGTGTTGTTATTCCTGATAATTTGTCTCGCTTGACTTGGGGGGTGAGAAGTTTTAACGAAGCTGGTCAATTTAAACCCAGAGGTTTGATTTATGAATATGCTCAATTAGTTGAAAATTCCCAGGATGGATGGTACGAAGGATTTGCTAATTTTTTTAATGCCGTTCTTCTCAAAAGACAAGTTATTGACAAAGTGGGTTACATTTTACCAGAATTATTTTGTTGGGGAGACGAATTAGAGTATTTTTTAAGATGTAAGTCTCTTAAAATACAAATAAGTACAAGTATTAATGCTTTATATTTTCATCCTTATAATGCCCCTTCTATTAGTAAATTCAGATATTATTATGTCTTAAGAAATGTTTTTTATAACTATAGTAAATATGGAAAAAATATGTATTCAGATACTTTGAGAAAATTCTATCCTATTTATATTATACTCAAATATATTAGACAAATTCCTTCTCTTTCTCCTCAATATTTATGGATTCTTTATCAAGGAATAATTAATGCCGTCCAAGATAAACTGATAGCATTTCCTAAATAA
- a CDS encoding glycosyltransferase family 2 protein, translated as MILTIPVLSICIPAYNRPEWLKRALISIMKVNAEFYQEVEIIVSDDSSDPSCGEIAQTILKKWSGKWQYQANFPRLGMAQNWNNGIKMASGKYVLVLHDDDFLLTNSIENILKKIKDFKELYPVLLFGVQVVNEQEHILKIQTFSKERYLYPKNALIHLLSNSSFVRFPAIVINKKVFEEVGYFNPEWGEPTDIDMWIRLFSQYGVCCIPITTCAYTVHSQALTMGLFNENTIRTLLEFFDRVATLNLLSSSELNNCQAKFFHQFILAGSFRKLRRGQLKEFHQIIQLFDLPIIKDLKPPKKWLMVRYFMNFLNFAMVTVGLIK; from the coding sequence ATGATTTTAACTATTCCAGTGCTTAGTATTTGTATTCCAGCTTATAATCGTCCAGAGTGGCTTAAAAGAGCATTAATATCTATTATGAAAGTTAATGCTGAGTTTTATCAAGAGGTTGAAATTATTGTTTCTGATGATTCCTCTGATCCTTCCTGTGGTGAAATTGCTCAGACAATTCTCAAAAAATGGTCTGGTAAGTGGCAATATCAAGCTAATTTTCCCCGACTTGGTATGGCTCAAAATTGGAATAATGGAATTAAAATGGCATCGGGAAAATATGTATTAGTTCTCCACGATGATGATTTTTTATTAACTAATTCGATTGAAAATATTCTTAAAAAGATTAAAGATTTTAAAGAGTTATATCCTGTTCTTTTATTTGGGGTTCAGGTAGTAAATGAACAGGAGCATATTTTAAAGATACAAACATTTTCAAAAGAGCGATATTTATATCCTAAAAATGCGTTAATTCATCTTTTATCTAATTCATCTTTTGTCAGATTTCCGGCAATAGTTATTAACAAAAAAGTATTTGAAGAAGTTGGTTATTTTAATCCTGAATGGGGAGAACCGACAGATATTGATATGTGGATTCGTTTATTTAGTCAGTATGGGGTATGTTGTATTCCGATAACAACTTGTGCTTATACAGTTCATTCTCAAGCATTGACAATGGGACTATTTAACGAAAATACCATTAGAACTTTACTAGAATTTTTTGATAGAGTTGCTACTCTTAATTTGCTGAGTTCATCTGAGTTAAATAATTGTCAAGCTAAGTTTTTTCATCAATTTATTTTAGCGGGTTCGTTTCGCAAGTTGCGGCGAGGTCAGTTAAAGGAATTTCATCAAATAATTCAATTATTTGATTTACCGATAATTAAGGATTTAAAACCCCCTAAAAAATGGTTGATGGTTAGGTATTTTATGAACTTCTTAAATTTTGCTATGGTAACAGTTGGTTTAATTAAATAG
- a CDS encoding nucleotidyltransferase family protein — MSDIIPYLDYWQKRQQEQQLRHQKIAQKARENLVPIIDYLIQNFKIKRIILFGSLVKGNFCESSDIDLAVEGIPSAQYFQVLAKVNFMSDRAIDLKPLESLDTHFLNRVLQTGECLYASDIGQ, encoded by the coding sequence ATGTCAGACATTATTCCTTATCTTGACTATTGGCAGAAACGACAACAAGAACAACAATTGCGTCATCAAAAAATAGCACAAAAAGCTAGAGAAAATTTAGTTCCTATTATTGACTATTTAATCCAAAATTTTAAGATTAAGAGAATTATTTTATTTGGTTCATTAGTTAAAGGTAACTTTTGCGAATCTTCTGATATTGATCTCGCAGTTGAAGGAATTCCATCTGCTCAATATTTTCAGGTTTTAGCAAAAGTGAATTTTATGAGCGATCGCGCCATTGATCTGAAACCGTTAGAATCATTAGATACTCATTTTCTCAACCGAGTTTTGCAAACTGGAGAATGTCTTTATGCGTCAGATATCGGCCAGTGA
- a CDS encoding PD-(D/E)XK nuclease family protein, producing MTNENIRDIIQQELPNILQDREMRDFVLRTVHDYYAGKQETESRFDQIMAELRRDREEQARKWDEQNRKWDETNQSFKEIFARLDRQQEESDRKWEEQNRKWNEQNRKWEETQAEIRAMNRKHDSTIGALGARWGLHSESSFRNALKGILHDSFGVEVVNVTEYDDQGEVFGRPDQIELDLLIKNGLLILCEIKSSVSKPDVYSFEKKVQFYQTRHQRIANRKILISPMVNTRAGEIAKELGIEVYSYAEDVPV from the coding sequence ATGACAAACGAAAATATTAGAGATATCATTCAACAAGAACTCCCCAACATTTTACAAGATCGAGAAATGAGAGATTTTGTCTTGCGGACAGTTCATGATTATTATGCTGGTAAACAAGAAACAGAAAGCCGTTTTGACCAAATAATGGCTGAATTACGACGAGATAGAGAAGAACAAGCCAGAAAATGGGACGAACAAAACCGTAAATGGGATGAAACCAACCAAAGCTTTAAAGAAATTTTCGCTAGATTAGATCGACAGCAAGAAGAATCTGATCGCAAATGGGAGGAACAAAACCGCAAATGGAACGAACAAAACCGTAAATGGGAGGAAACTCAAGCAGAAATCAGAGCCATGAATCGTAAACATGATAGTACGATTGGTGCATTAGGGGCAAGATGGGGACTTCATTCAGAAAGTAGTTTTCGTAATGCTCTTAAAGGAATTTTACATGATTCTTTTGGGGTTGAAGTTGTTAATGTTACTGAATATGATGATCAAGGGGAAGTATTTGGTCGTCCCGATCAAATCGAATTAGATTTATTAATTAAAAATGGTTTGCTAATTCTTTGTGAGATTAAATCTTCTGTTAGTAAACCGGATGTCTATAGTTTTGAAAAAAAAGTGCAATTTTATCAAACCCGTCATCAACGCATAGCTAACCGCAAAATCTTAATTTCTCCTATGGTTAATACCCGGGCCGGAGAAATTGCTAAAGAATTAGGCATAGAAGTTTATAGTTATGCTGAAGATGTTCCAGTTTAA